A section of the Eublepharis macularius isolate TG4126 chromosome 1, MPM_Emac_v1.0, whole genome shotgun sequence genome encodes:
- the GREM2 gene encoding gremlin-2 — translation MIWKLVLSFFLVSTLVQVSDTRKNRPAGAIPSPYKDSRSNNSERRQHLNKEVLASSQEALVVTERKYLKSDWCKTQPLRQTVSEEGCISRTIINRFCYGQCNSFYIPRHVKKEEESFQSCAFCKPQKVTSFTVELECPELDPPFRLKKIQKVKQCRCMSVNLSSGGKQRK, via the coding sequence ATGATCTGGAAACTGGTTTTATCCTTTTTTCTCGTGTCCACTTTGGTTCAAGTGTCGGATACCAGGAAAAACCGTCCGGCGGGAGCCATTCCTTCACCTTACAAAGACAGCAGGAGTAACAATTCAGAGCGGCGGCAGCATCTAAACAAAGAAGTGTTGGCCTCAAGCCAGGAAGCCTTGGTGGTCACAGAAAGGAAATACCTCAAAAGTGACTGGTGCAAAACCCAGCCACTGCGGCAGACTGTCAGTGAGGAAGGCTGTATAAGCCGCACTATTATCAACCGATTCTGTTATGGCCAGTGCAACTCCTTTTATATCCCCCGGCAtgtgaaaaaggaggaggaatcTTTTCAGTCCTGTGCTTTCTGCAAGCCTCAGAAGGTTACCTCTTTCACTGTGGAGCTAGAGTGTCCTGAACTGGATCCGCCATTCCGACTCAAGAAAATTCAGAAAGTCAAGCAGTGTCGGTGTATGTCTGTGAACCTCAGCAGTGGAGGCAAACAGCGGAAGTGA